The following are encoded together in the Methylorubrum sp. B1-46 genome:
- a CDS encoding PQQ-binding-like beta-propeller repeat protein produces the protein MRPVRSAAAWLLLLPALLPIAGAVAQETGRPSGDWPAFGRDASNTHHSPLAQIDRGNVARLRPAWIFQTGVTGYFQAEPVVVEGVMYVSTTGNHVAALEAKSGKVLWTYTHKARTEKIFGPPSNRGVAVSGGLVLEATMDGRVIALEAKTGRLVWDREAVRPEEGETETASALAATLGDKPVQGSSRLGFKMPPLVAEGLVIAGVTGAGYGLHVEDERGGLDGGAVVGIEGGYGRRGWLAAYDAKTGEERWRWYVTKADGWEGAFAEKTPDGIPLNRDIAAEKAAASRHAEAWKVGGGSLWMTPAYDAGLGLIYLGTGNPAPQNFGLTRPGDNLYTMSLVALDVRTGQLRWHFQQVPHEEWGYDVASPPFLLDYPTAKGPVKAVAQASKLGWIYVHDRADGRLLGKSAPLITHKNLFVPPSPEGTVVSPGPLGAVSWHPVAYDAGSGLAFAQVRHGAATYTVKTAPAAGGRGEIRYTETGEAKGEPAFSTLTAVDLARGGAVAWSRTAASRLSGGTLATAGGLVFSGEEDGHLDAHDAKTGEILWRFQCGAGIGGPPITYTVEGRQYVAVAAGGASFTKASGFGTGDALVVFALPD, from the coding sequence ATGCGCCCTGTCCGCAGCGCCGCCGCATGGCTGCTCCTTTTACCGGCTCTGCTGCCGATCGCCGGCGCCGTTGCGCAAGAAACCGGCCGGCCCTCCGGCGACTGGCCGGCCTTCGGGCGCGACGCCTCCAACACCCACCATTCGCCGCTGGCGCAGATCGACCGCGGCAATGTCGCCCGCCTGCGTCCCGCCTGGATCTTCCAGACCGGAGTGACCGGCTATTTCCAGGCCGAGCCGGTGGTGGTGGAGGGCGTGATGTACGTCTCGACCACGGGAAACCATGTGGCGGCGCTGGAGGCGAAGTCCGGAAAGGTGCTGTGGACCTACACCCACAAGGCACGCACGGAGAAGATCTTCGGGCCGCCCTCGAACAGAGGAGTCGCCGTGTCCGGCGGCCTGGTTTTGGAGGCGACCATGGACGGGCGCGTCATCGCCCTCGAGGCGAAGACCGGTCGACTGGTCTGGGACCGCGAGGCGGTACGCCCGGAGGAGGGCGAGACCGAGACCGCCTCGGCCCTGGCCGCGACCTTGGGCGATAAGCCGGTCCAGGGATCGAGCCGGTTGGGCTTCAAGATGCCGCCGCTGGTGGCCGAAGGTCTCGTCATCGCCGGGGTGACGGGCGCCGGCTACGGCCTCCATGTCGAGGACGAGCGGGGCGGCCTCGACGGCGGCGCCGTGGTCGGGATCGAGGGCGGCTACGGCCGGCGCGGCTGGCTCGCCGCTTACGACGCGAAGACCGGCGAGGAGCGCTGGCGCTGGTACGTCACCAAGGCCGACGGCTGGGAGGGCGCCTTCGCGGAAAAGACCCCGGACGGCATCCCGCTCAACCGCGACATCGCCGCGGAAAAGGCTGCAGCCTCCCGGCACGCAGAGGCCTGGAAGGTCGGCGGCGGCTCGCTCTGGATGACGCCGGCCTATGACGCCGGTCTCGGGCTGATCTATCTCGGCACCGGCAACCCGGCGCCGCAGAATTTCGGTCTGACCCGGCCCGGCGACAACCTCTACACCATGAGCCTCGTGGCGCTCGACGTACGGACCGGGCAGCTCCGCTGGCACTTCCAGCAGGTGCCCCACGAGGAATGGGGCTACGACGTGGCGAGCCCGCCCTTCCTGCTCGACTATCCCACCGCGAAAGGGCCGGTGAAGGCGGTGGCGCAGGCGAGTAAGCTCGGCTGGATCTACGTCCACGACCGCGCGGACGGACGGCTCCTCGGCAAGTCCGCCCCTCTCATCACGCACAAGAACCTGTTCGTGCCGCCGAGCCCGGAAGGCACGGTGGTCAGCCCCGGCCCTCTCGGGGCGGTCTCCTGGCATCCGGTGGCCTACGACGCGGGAAGCGGGCTGGCCTTCGCTCAGGTGCGGCACGGGGCGGCGACCTACACGGTGAAGACGGCGCCAGCGGCCGGCGGTCGCGGCGAGATCCGCTACACCGAGACCGGCGAGGCGAAGGGCGAACCGGCCTTCTCGACGTTGACGGCGGTCGACCTCGCCCGCGGCGGCGCCGTGGCGTGGTCGCGCACGGCCGCAAGCCGGCTCTCCGGCGGCACGCTCGCCACCGCGGGCGGCCTCGTCTTCTCGGGCGAGGAGGACGGGCATCTCGATGCCCACGACGCCAAGACCGGCGAGATCCTCTGGCGCTTCCAGTGCGGGGCGGGAATCGGCGGGCCGCCGATCACCTATACGGTCGAAGGCCGCCAATACGTGGCGGTCGCTGCGGGCGGCGCCTCCTTCACCAAGGCGTCCGGCTTCGGCACCGGCGACGCCCTCGTCGTCTTCGCGCTTCCCGATTGA
- a CDS encoding sensor histidine kinase has product MTEISPEALDLRLRQQAILSDFGVEALRATELLPLLQRATELCAEGMQAQFCKALEYQPAQDVLLVCAGVGWEPDCVGRAVIGADLASPAGYALKTGRPVISNHLENETRFRTPELMASHGIRRAVNVLITNRDGHYGVLEVDDTREGVFGPADIAFMQGFANLLGSAIERQRSEAQLKVALERQDLLSREMSHRVKNSLAVVAGLLALQARGTENESVKSALADARARVEAVAQVHDQLWRQPDLTRIDVAGFLEALCEKLTESAGAHALRCRAAAVTMPADLAIPLGLFVNELVTNAIKYAYPEGQGEIRVEAVMREDGGLTVSVCDDGVGLPPGFDPLKARASLGMRVIGNLARQLDGTLTLKPGKGAQFELRMAARV; this is encoded by the coding sequence ATGACCGAGATTTCGCCGGAGGCCCTGGACCTTCGGCTGCGCCAGCAGGCAATCCTGTCCGACTTCGGCGTGGAGGCGCTGCGCGCCACCGAACTCCTTCCGCTCCTGCAGCGGGCGACCGAACTTTGTGCGGAGGGGATGCAAGCCCAGTTCTGCAAGGCGCTCGAATACCAGCCGGCCCAGGATGTGCTCCTCGTCTGCGCCGGCGTCGGCTGGGAGCCGGACTGTGTCGGCCGCGCGGTGATCGGCGCCGACCTCGCCTCACCTGCCGGCTACGCCCTGAAGACCGGACGGCCCGTCATCTCCAATCATCTGGAGAACGAAACCCGCTTCCGAACACCGGAACTGATGGCAAGCCACGGCATCCGCCGGGCGGTGAACGTCCTCATCACCAATCGGGATGGCCATTACGGCGTGCTGGAGGTGGACGACACCCGCGAGGGCGTGTTCGGCCCGGCCGACATCGCCTTCATGCAGGGCTTCGCCAACCTGCTCGGCAGCGCGATCGAGCGTCAGCGTTCGGAAGCGCAGCTCAAGGTCGCGCTGGAGCGACAGGACCTCCTGAGCCGCGAGATGAGCCACCGGGTCAAGAACAGCCTCGCCGTGGTGGCCGGCCTGCTTGCGCTCCAAGCGCGCGGCACCGAGAACGAAAGCGTGAAGAGCGCTCTGGCCGATGCACGCGCCCGCGTCGAGGCAGTGGCCCAGGTTCACGACCAGCTCTGGCGCCAGCCCGATCTCACCCGGATCGATGTGGCCGGCTTCCTCGAAGCTTTATGCGAGAAGCTGACGGAAAGTGCGGGCGCCCACGCGCTGCGCTGTCGGGCCGCGGCGGTGACGATGCCGGCCGATCTCGCGATCCCGCTCGGGTTGTTCGTGAACGAACTCGTGACCAACGCGATCAAGTACGCCTATCCCGAAGGTCAGGGCGAGATCCGCGTCGAGGCGGTGATGCGGGAGGATGGCGGGTTGACCGTCTCGGTCTGCGACGACGGCGTCGGCCTGCCGCCGGGCTTCGACCCGCTGAAGGCGAGAGCGAGCCTTGGTATGCGCGTGATCGGCAATCTCGCTCGCCAGCTCGACGGGACATTGACGTTGAAACCCGGCAAGGGCGCCCAGTTCGAGCTGCGGATGGCCGCGCGCGTGTGA
- a CDS encoding methyl-accepting chemotaxis protein, with the protein MLPVTIKSRLILMLSFMGLLLLISTGVGSFGLYWSNASLRTNFEDRLIPLSQFLAMRDSYDHIIETSRGAAEGQSVPKVAAAAIERSARELGKAWSDYVSTHLTDEETKLVAVMQGQMTRNGAMVADLVAQLTQGDLDAHAAAHETLLLRMPQFHQTMSKLTALQLRESQAEFARSQVTAGWSGGAILACLLLACGGLAFGVVTVVGGVARPINTITGTMSRLAARDLTVPVEGAARRDEIGAMARAVQVFKDAMIARRDADLRGAHDAEAKMRRSRTLDQAMQSFEVEVSGLSLALASAAGEMEATAQEMARSASTTTEQSASVAGAAEQMSANVQTVASASEEMASSIGEIAAQVARSSGMSDRAAADAARTDAIIRNLSEGAEKIGAVVGMISSIAGQTNLLALNATIEAARAGESGRGFAVVAGEVKDLAAQTSQATRTIAAQIGDIQSETRQAVDAIQAIGRTIVELQAIAGGVAAAMEQQGAATQEIVRNVAQAAQGTHSVTGNIAAVRDVAGQTGAASARVLASASELTRRSAQLGTAVSGFLSTIKAA; encoded by the coding sequence ATGTTGCCCGTGACGATCAAGAGCCGCCTGATTCTCATGTTGTCGTTCATGGGATTGCTGCTCCTGATCTCGACAGGTGTCGGCAGTTTTGGGCTCTACTGGAGCAACGCGAGCCTCAGGACGAATTTCGAGGATCGGCTGATCCCGCTGAGCCAGTTTCTGGCTATGCGCGACAGCTACGACCACATCATCGAGACGTCGCGCGGTGCTGCCGAGGGGCAGAGCGTTCCGAAGGTGGCCGCGGCTGCGATCGAGCGGAGCGCGCGCGAACTCGGCAAGGCCTGGTCCGATTACGTGTCGACCCACCTCACCGACGAGGAGACGAAGCTCGTGGCGGTGATGCAGGGGCAGATGACCCGGAACGGGGCGATGGTCGCCGATCTCGTCGCACAGTTGACCCAGGGCGATCTCGACGCACACGCCGCCGCGCACGAGACCCTGCTGCTGCGGATGCCGCAATTCCATCAGACCATGTCGAAGCTCACCGCCCTGCAGCTCCGCGAGAGCCAGGCCGAGTTCGCCCGCTCGCAGGTCACAGCCGGCTGGTCGGGCGGGGCGATTCTGGCCTGTCTGCTGCTGGCCTGCGGCGGCCTCGCCTTCGGCGTCGTGACCGTGGTCGGCGGCGTCGCCCGGCCGATCAACACCATCACCGGCACCATGAGCCGGCTCGCGGCGAGAGATCTCACGGTCCCGGTCGAGGGTGCGGCCCGGCGTGACGAGATCGGAGCGATGGCCCGTGCGGTTCAGGTGTTCAAGGACGCGATGATTGCCCGCCGCGACGCGGACCTGCGCGGAGCCCACGACGCGGAAGCGAAGATGCGCCGGTCCCGGACCCTCGATCAGGCCATGCAGAGCTTCGAGGTCGAAGTCTCCGGTCTTTCCCTCGCCCTGGCCTCCGCCGCCGGCGAGATGGAGGCGACGGCGCAGGAGATGGCGCGCTCGGCCTCTACCACCACCGAGCAATCGGCGAGCGTCGCGGGCGCCGCCGAGCAGATGTCGGCCAACGTGCAGACGGTCGCCTCCGCCAGCGAGGAGATGGCCTCGTCGATCGGCGAGATCGCGGCACAGGTCGCCCGCTCCTCCGGCATGTCCGACCGGGCGGCCGCCGATGCCGCACGCACCGATGCGATCATCCGCAACCTGTCCGAAGGTGCGGAGAAGATCGGCGCCGTCGTCGGCATGATCTCGAGCATCGCCGGCCAGACCAACCTGCTGGCGCTGAACGCCACGATCGAGGCGGCGCGGGCCGGCGAGTCGGGACGGGGCTTTGCCGTGGTCGCGGGCGAGGTCAAGGACTTGGCCGCGCAGACGAGCCAGGCCACCCGGACGATCGCCGCGCAGATCGGCGACATCCAGAGCGAGACGCGGCAGGCGGTGGATGCCATCCAGGCGATCGGCCGAACCATCGTCGAGCTGCAGGCCATCGCCGGCGGCGTGGCCGCGGCGATGGAGCAGCAGGGCGCCGCCACACAGGAGATCGTGCGCAACGTGGCCCAGGCGGCGCAGGGCACCCACTCCGTGACCGGCAACATCGCGGCCGTGCGGGACGTGGCGGGTCAGACCGGCGCCGCCTCGGCTCGGGTTCTCGCTTCGGCCTCGGAACTCACCCGCCGCTCCGCACAACTCGGCACCGCCGTGAGCGGCTTCCTCTCGACGATCAAGGCCGCCTGA
- a CDS encoding xanthine dehydrogenase family protein molybdopterin-binding subunit, protein MIHEAKLMAELAASKDSAGPVRLDNVSRRGILGGMGALVLALSLSDRAKADEGQTEEQKAKKFGADGMPNGWRDDPKVFVAIARDGTVTVTNHRSEMGQGVRTSIAFTVADELEADWSKVKVVQAWGEETHFGNQDTDGSRSLRHFFQHFRHAGAAARLMLIQAAAKQWGVPAGEVKAEGHVLTHAKSGRKLGYGDVAEAAAALPVPARESVQLKKPEAFRYIGKGKIGLIDNHDITTGKAIYALDVKLDGMLYAVVARPAVYGGKVVSYDDTEAKKVPGVVKILKIEGGEIPSEFMPLGGIAVIAKNTWAAMKGREALKITWDDGPNAGYDTDAFRKELEAAARKPGKVVRVAGDVDAAMKTAKAKFEAEYFVPHLAQAPMEPPAAVARIKDGACEIWACTQGPQAAHDRVVKRLNLPADKVRVNVTLLGGGFGRKSKPDYVVEAALCSQAMDGQPVKLVWTREDDIQHSYYHTISVERIEAGVDDKGMPVAWLHRSVAPTIGSIFAPDPKHELPFELGMGLVNNPLALKNLRFENPEASAHTRIGWFRSVSNIPHAFAIQSFVAELAHAAGRDPKDYLLELIGPARKIDPTEIGDVWNYGEDPKRYPVDTGRLRRVIETVADGAKWGRKLEKGRGLGIAGHYSFVTYTAVAAEVEVDDKGGVKVHAIDIAVDCGPQVNPERVRSQMEGAVVMGMGLALTSKITFKNGRAEQANYDGYEVIRIDAAPKVVRVHLVPSNDYDSPLGGVGEPGVPPVAPAIANAVFAATGRRVRELPLRDQLST, encoded by the coding sequence GTGATTCACGAAGCCAAGCTGATGGCCGAACTCGCCGCCTCCAAGGATTCCGCCGGCCCGGTCCGGCTCGACAATGTCAGCCGCCGCGGCATCCTCGGCGGCATGGGCGCCCTGGTGCTCGCCCTCTCGCTCTCGGACCGTGCCAAGGCCGACGAGGGCCAGACCGAGGAGCAGAAGGCTAAGAAGTTCGGCGCCGACGGCATGCCGAACGGCTGGCGCGACGATCCGAAGGTCTTCGTCGCGATCGCGCGTGACGGCACCGTCACCGTCACCAACCACCGCTCCGAGATGGGCCAGGGCGTTCGCACCTCGATCGCCTTCACCGTTGCCGACGAGCTGGAGGCCGACTGGTCGAAGGTGAAGGTGGTCCAGGCCTGGGGCGAGGAGACTCATTTCGGCAACCAGGACACCGACGGCTCGCGCTCGCTGCGCCACTTCTTCCAGCATTTCCGCCATGCGGGTGCCGCCGCGCGGCTGATGCTGATCCAGGCCGCCGCCAAGCAGTGGGGCGTGCCCGCGGGTGAGGTGAAGGCCGAGGGTCACGTTCTGACCCACGCCAAGTCCGGCCGTAAGCTGGGCTACGGCGACGTGGCCGAGGCCGCTGCCGCCCTGCCGGTGCCGGCCCGCGAGAGCGTGCAGCTCAAGAAGCCGGAGGCCTTCCGCTATATCGGCAAGGGCAAGATCGGCCTCATCGACAACCACGACATCACCACCGGCAAGGCAATCTACGCCCTCGACGTGAAGCTCGACGGGATGCTCTACGCCGTCGTCGCGCGCCCGGCCGTCTATGGCGGCAAGGTCGTGAGCTACGACGACACCGAGGCCAAGAAGGTCCCGGGCGTGGTCAAGATCCTCAAGATCGAGGGCGGCGAGATCCCGTCCGAGTTCATGCCGCTCGGCGGCATCGCGGTGATCGCCAAGAACACCTGGGCGGCGATGAAGGGCCGCGAGGCCCTGAAGATCACCTGGGATGATGGCCCGAACGCCGGCTACGACACCGACGCCTTCCGCAAGGAACTCGAAGCCGCCGCACGCAAGCCCGGCAAGGTCGTGCGGGTGGCCGGCGACGTCGATGCGGCGATGAAGACCGCCAAGGCGAAGTTCGAGGCGGAGTACTTCGTGCCCCACCTCGCCCAGGCGCCGATGGAGCCGCCGGCCGCGGTCGCCCGCATCAAGGACGGCGCTTGCGAGATCTGGGCCTGCACCCAGGGTCCGCAGGCGGCGCACGACCGGGTGGTCAAGCGCCTCAACCTGCCTGCCGACAAGGTGCGGGTGAACGTGACGCTGCTCGGCGGCGGCTTCGGCCGCAAGTCGAAGCCCGACTACGTGGTCGAGGCTGCCCTCTGCTCGCAGGCCATGGACGGCCAGCCGGTCAAGCTGGTCTGGACCCGCGAGGACGACATCCAGCACAGCTACTACCACACCATCTCGGTCGAGCGGATCGAGGCGGGCGTCGACGACAAGGGCATGCCGGTGGCGTGGCTCCACCGCTCGGTGGCGCCGACGATCGGCTCGATCTTCGCGCCCGACCCGAAGCATGAGCTGCCGTTCGAGCTCGGCATGGGCCTCGTCAACAACCCGCTCGCCCTGAAGAACCTGCGCTTCGAGAACCCGGAAGCCTCCGCCCATACCCGGATCGGCTGGTTCCGCTCGGTCTCCAACATCCCGCACGCCTTCGCGATCCAGTCCTTCGTGGCCGAACTCGCGCACGCGGCGGGCCGCGACCCGAAGGACTACCTCCTCGAACTCATCGGCCCGGCCCGGAAGATTGATCCGACTGAGATCGGCGACGTCTGGAACTACGGCGAGGATCCGAAGCGCTACCCCGTCGATACCGGCCGCCTGCGCCGCGTGATCGAGACGGTGGCCGACGGCGCCAAGTGGGGCCGCAAGCTGGAGAAGGGCCGGGGGCTGGGCATCGCCGGCCATTACAGCTTCGTCACCTACACCGCGGTCGCAGCCGAGGTGGAGGTTGATGACAAGGGTGGGGTGAAGGTCCACGCCATCGACATCGCCGTCGATTGCGGGCCGCAGGTGAACCCGGAGCGCGTCCGCTCGCAGATGGAGGGCGCGGTGGTCATGGGGATGGGCCTCGCGCTCACCTCGAAGATCACCTTCAAGAACGGCCGGGCCGAACAGGCGAACTACGACGGCTACGAGGTCATCCGCATCGACGCCGCCCCGAAGGTGGTGCGGGTCCATCTCGTGCCCTCGAACGACTACGACAGCCCGCTCGGCGGCGTCGGCGAGCCGGGCGTGCCCCCGGTCGCGCCGGCCATCGCCAACGCGGTCTTCGCCGCCACGGGACGCCGGGTGCGCGAGCTGCCGCTGCGCGACCAGCTCAGCACCTGA
- a CDS encoding (2Fe-2S)-binding protein: MIKLTVNGAERSFDGDPEMPLLWYLRDELGLTGTKFGCGIAQCGACTVHLGGTAARACITPVSAAEGQEITTIEGLSPDGNHPVQVAWRDLNVAQCGYCQTGQIMQAASLLKDSPKPTDAQIDENMSGNICRCGTYPRIRAAIHQAAGQTAPANKGERL, from the coding sequence ATGATAAAACTCACGGTCAATGGAGCCGAACGCAGCTTCGACGGCGATCCCGAAATGCCGTTGCTCTGGTACCTGCGCGACGAGCTCGGCCTCACCGGCACCAAATTCGGCTGCGGCATCGCCCAGTGCGGCGCCTGCACGGTCCATCTCGGCGGCACTGCCGCGCGGGCCTGCATCACCCCGGTCTCGGCGGCGGAAGGCCAGGAGATCACGACGATCGAGGGGCTCTCCCCCGACGGCAACCACCCGGTCCAGGTGGCGTGGCGCGACCTGAACGTGGCCCAGTGCGGCTACTGCCAAACCGGCCAGATCATGCAGGCGGCCTCGCTCCTCAAGGACAGCCCGAAGCCAACCGACGCCCAGATCGACGAGAACATGAGCGGCAACATCTGCCGCTGCGGCACCTATCCGCGCATCCGCGCCGCGATCCATCAGGCTGCCGGCCAGACGGCGCCCGCGAACAAGGGAGAGCGCCTGTGA
- a CDS encoding phosphoenolpyruvate carboxylase — protein MPLEDPRFGQTQPADRTVDGREAADRDLEAELLDLVARTREQASEDPFRNPVLAVTLAITRRIDRDEIGESDLDALLATLRRRALTARAERLRAYVGLDADTSAGEPAAVVDLANRLVAAVSRGSGDFETFRDRVGRTAFAAVFTAHPTFGMPRAVAERIARAASLADADKRAPIIGEAAARSTRPDPQISLDDEFEQACVAANHGRAAIDAFNGAILDAARARWPDRWTELVPKPLAIASWVGCDTDGRTDIGWWDTMRYRLISKRMQYDRLLRDLPDIPATRVVRELTAGARDAVERQLAGAPLLGTKPSLEAVHRFALALIIERERAQTDAGPILAGLAAALGAAESDADRRAIAVLRSGVAAHGLSNALPHFRLNASQIHNAVRRVIELEGEPTDAAQRRSHLSAINTLLNDVRPVPVDFGALAAERASAARLMMTITQILKHVDGTHPVRFLIAETETGYTLLAALWLARHYGISDKLEITPLFETASALEQGIRVLDDALRNPHWRAHLKRLGRLSVQFGYSDSGRYVGQLAATFWIERLRLRITELMTQNGLSDIELVIFDTHGESIGRGAHPTSLRDRLAYLAPEDSRRRDAAAGIRERLESSFQGSDGYLMFGSPELAGASVARIAEHVFADALTEDDAFADYALNEKAAPAGADPIYEEADFAAEFFRVVRQDMEALVDDRGYAALLGTFGPSLIDRTGSRPVARQSDGGGPAAITHPRQMRAIPNNAILQQLGYLANSLHGVGRAAHRAPELFRHMRQNSVRFSRAFRLVQHAASVGDLDVMRAYIDTLDPAVWLERARRTRRDARRDELVTIAAALERLNLAPDLRRLFGRLTRDGLFLQAAAPDLATMSTRLALLHAIRLALIHRIWFLAAHIPNFRPQAGLTREMLLERFLRLDIDGCLKLLDEIYPVTPDPTLGLNFGEPPGPRDVGTYETEHNTLFGPIRRMFERVREISGIIQHEVGAFG, from the coding sequence ATGCCCCTCGAAGACCCCCGCTTCGGCCAAACGCAACCCGCGGATCGCACCGTCGACGGTCGCGAAGCGGCCGATCGCGACCTGGAAGCCGAGCTTCTCGACCTCGTCGCCCGCACCCGCGAGCAGGCGAGCGAGGATCCGTTCCGCAATCCTGTCCTGGCCGTCACGCTCGCGATCACGCGCCGGATCGACCGCGACGAGATCGGGGAGTCGGATCTCGATGCGCTGCTCGCCACTCTGCGGCGGCGGGCGCTCACGGCGCGCGCCGAGCGGCTGCGCGCCTATGTCGGCCTCGATGCCGACACATCGGCCGGGGAGCCGGCCGCCGTGGTGGACCTCGCCAACCGGCTCGTGGCGGCGGTGTCGCGGGGCTCGGGCGATTTCGAGACGTTCCGCGATCGCGTCGGCCGCACCGCCTTTGCTGCGGTGTTCACGGCGCATCCGACCTTCGGCATGCCGCGGGCGGTGGCCGAGCGGATCGCGCGGGCCGCCTCGCTGGCGGATGCCGACAAGCGCGCCCCGATCATCGGCGAGGCCGCCGCCCGCTCGACCCGGCCCGACCCGCAGATCAGCCTCGACGACGAGTTCGAGCAGGCCTGTGTCGCCGCCAACCACGGCCGCGCGGCCATCGACGCCTTCAACGGCGCGATCCTCGACGCCGCCCGCGCCCGCTGGCCGGACCGCTGGACCGAGCTGGTGCCCAAGCCACTCGCCATCGCGAGCTGGGTCGGCTGCGATACCGACGGCCGCACCGATATCGGCTGGTGGGACACGATGCGCTACCGGCTGATCTCGAAGCGCATGCAGTACGACCGCCTGCTGCGCGACCTGCCCGACATCCCCGCCACCCGCGTCGTGCGCGAGCTGACGGCGGGCGCGCGCGACGCCGTCGAGCGCCAGCTCGCGGGCGCGCCGCTGCTGGGCACCAAGCCGTCCCTGGAGGCGGTCCACCGCTTCGCGCTGGCCCTCATCATCGAGCGGGAGCGGGCGCAGACCGATGCCGGGCCGATCCTGGCCGGTCTCGCCGCCGCGCTCGGTGCCGCCGAGTCGGACGCGGATCGTCGTGCCATCGCCGTGTTGCGCTCCGGCGTGGCCGCCCACGGCCTGTCGAACGCCCTGCCGCATTTCCGGCTCAACGCCAGCCAGATCCACAACGCGGTGCGCCGGGTCATCGAACTCGAGGGCGAACCGACCGATGCGGCGCAGCGCCGCTCGCACCTCTCGGCGATCAACACGCTGCTCAACGACGTGCGCCCAGTGCCGGTCGATTTCGGGGCGCTCGCCGCCGAGCGCGCCTCGGCCGCGCGGCTGATGATGACGATCACTCAGATCCTCAAGCATGTCGACGGCACCCATCCGGTGCGCTTCCTCATCGCCGAGACCGAGACCGGCTACACCCTGCTCGCCGCCCTCTGGCTCGCGCGCCACTACGGCATCTCGGACAAGCTCGAGATCACGCCGCTGTTCGAGACGGCGAGCGCGCTGGAACAGGGCATCCGCGTGCTCGACGACGCGCTGCGCAACCCGCATTGGCGCGCCCACCTCAAGCGGCTCGGCCGGCTCTCCGTCCAGTTCGGCTACTCGGATTCCGGGCGCTATGTCGGGCAGTTGGCCGCCACCTTCTGGATCGAGCGCCTGCGCCTGCGCATCACCGAACTGATGACGCAGAACGGGCTGTCCGACATCGAACTCGTCATCTTCGACACCCACGGAGAATCGATCGGCCGCGGCGCCCATCCGACATCCCTGCGCGACCGCCTCGCCTATCTCGCGCCGGAGGATTCGCGCCGGCGCGACGCCGCGGCGGGCATCCGCGAGCGGCTCGAATCGAGCTTCCAGGGCTCGGACGGCTACCTGATGTTCGGCTCCCCCGAACTCGCGGGCGCCTCGGTGGCGCGCATCGCCGAGCACGTCTTCGCCGACGCGCTGACCGAGGACGACGCCTTCGCCGACTACGCGCTCAACGAGAAGGCGGCGCCCGCCGGTGCCGACCCGATCTACGAGGAGGCGGATTTCGCCGCCGAGTTCTTCCGCGTGGTCCGCCAGGACATGGAAGCGCTGGTGGACGACCGCGGCTACGCGGCGCTCCTCGGCACCTTCGGCCCGAGCCTGATCGACCGCACCGGCTCGCGCCCCGTCGCGCGCCAGTCGGATGGCGGCGGCCCCGCCGCGATCACCCATCCGCGCCAGATGCGGGCGATCCCCAACAACGCGATCCTGCAGCAGCTCGGCTATCTCGCCAACTCGCTGCACGGCGTCGGCCGCGCCGCGCACCGGGCGCCGGAGCTGTTCCGCCACATGCGCCAGAATTCGGTGCGCTTCTCCCGCGCCTTCCGCCTTGTGCAGCACGCCGCCAGCGTCGGCGACCTCGACGTGATGCGCGCCTATATCGATACCCTCGACCCGGCGGTGTGGCTGGAGCGCGCCCGGCGTACCCGGCGCGACGCACGCCGCGACGAACTCGTCACCATCGCCGCGGCGCTGGAGCGGCTGAACCTCGCCCCCGACCTGCGCCGCCTGTTCGGTCGGCTCACCCGCGACGGCCTCTTCCTCCAGGCGGCGGCGCCGGATCTGGCGACGATGTCGACCCGGCTCGCCCTGCTCCACGCGATCCGCCTCGCGCTGATCCACCGGATCTGGTTCCTGGCCGCCCACATCCCGAACTTCCGGCCGCAGGCGGGCCTGACCCGCGAGATGCTGCTGGAGCGCTTCCTGCGCCTCGACATCGACGGCTGCCTGAAGCTGCTCGACGAGATCTACCCGGTGACGCCCGACCCGACGCTTGGCCTCAATTTCGGCGAGCCGCCGGGCCCGCGCGACGTCGGCACCTACGAGACCGAGCACAACACCCTGTTCGGGCCGATCCGGCGAATGTTCGAGCGGGTCCGCGAGATCTCGGGGATCATCCAGCACGAGGTCGGCGCGTTCGGCTGA